The Catenuloplanes niger genome includes a window with the following:
- a CDS encoding class I SAM-dependent methyltransferase, with the protein MFSPQGPSLRELAGQALTSVERGYDLLAPKFDHTPFRTPDPLLTATADALRPLGPFRAGLDVCTGTGAGLGVLGPLCTERVTGVDFSAGMLARAGAAHPDATVVRADARDLPFDAEFDLAVTFGALGHFLPSERPALFGGVHRALRPGGLFAVPVGTPPPPTSPAYWVTGGFDAAMRVRNALWRPPFVMYYRIMTQPAIQAALTAAGFAVDAVDLPALGNRRDGTPHYRLLLARTPA; encoded by the coding sequence GCGCTGACGTCGGTCGAGCGCGGCTACGACCTGCTGGCGCCGAAGTTCGACCACACCCCGTTCCGTACGCCGGACCCGCTGCTCACCGCGACCGCGGACGCGCTGCGCCCGCTCGGCCCGTTCCGCGCCGGGCTGGACGTCTGCACCGGCACCGGCGCCGGCCTGGGCGTGCTCGGGCCGCTCTGCACCGAGCGGGTGACCGGTGTGGACTTCAGCGCCGGGATGCTCGCCCGGGCCGGCGCGGCCCACCCGGACGCCACGGTCGTCCGGGCCGACGCGCGGGATCTGCCGTTCGACGCGGAGTTCGACCTGGCCGTCACGTTCGGCGCGCTCGGCCATTTCCTGCCGTCCGAGCGTCCCGCGCTCTTCGGCGGCGTGCATCGCGCGCTGCGGCCCGGCGGCCTGTTCGCGGTGCCGGTCGGCACGCCGCCGCCGCCGACCTCGCCGGCGTACTGGGTGACGGGCGGCTTCGACGCGGCGATGCGGGTGCGCAACGCGTTGTGGCGCCCGCCGTTCGTCATGTACTACCGGATCATGACGCAGCCCGCGATCCAGGCCGCGCTGACCGCGGCCGGTTTCGCCGTCGACGCCGTCGACCTGCCCGCCCTCGGCAACCGCCGCGACGGCACCCCGCACTACCGCCTCCTCCTCGCCCGCACCCCCGCCTGA
- a CDS encoding alpha/beta fold hydrolase gives MATFVLIHGGGGSAWDWHRLVPELTARGHDVVVPELPIGDRAAGFAEFRETVAGAVGGRSELVVVGHSYGAFTAPLIAGRLPVRRIVLLTPMIPSPGESPADWWGNTGHRAPAGLSEAEQFFDGVPDAVVAEAPAHVREQVSAEWAEPWPLAAWPDVPTTVLIARADRFFPAEFQRRVAADRLGVVPDEIDGGHAVALSHPVQLADRLIAYLG, from the coding sequence ATGGCGACGTTCGTTCTGATCCACGGTGGCGGCGGCAGCGCGTGGGACTGGCATCGGCTGGTCCCGGAGCTGACCGCGCGGGGGCACGACGTGGTGGTGCCGGAACTGCCGATCGGCGACCGGGCCGCGGGGTTCGCCGAGTTCCGGGAGACGGTGGCCGGCGCGGTCGGCGGCCGGAGCGAGCTCGTGGTGGTCGGGCACTCGTACGGTGCGTTCACCGCGCCGCTGATCGCCGGCCGGCTGCCGGTGCGGCGGATCGTGCTGCTCACGCCGATGATCCCGAGCCCCGGCGAGTCGCCGGCCGACTGGTGGGGCAACACCGGCCACCGGGCGCCGGCCGGGCTCAGCGAGGCGGAGCAGTTCTTCGACGGCGTGCCGGACGCGGTCGTCGCGGAGGCCCCGGCGCACGTCCGCGAGCAGGTCAGCGCGGAGTGGGCCGAGCCGTGGCCGCTGGCCGCGTGGCCGGACGTGCCGACGACGGTGCTCATCGCCCGCGCGGACCGGTTCTTCCCGGCGGAGTTCCAGCGCCGGGTGGCCGCGGACCGGCTGGGCGTCGTCCCGGACGAGATCGACGGCGGCCACGCGGTGGCGCTCAGCCACCCGGTCCAGCTCGCCGACCGGCTGATCGCCTACCTCGGCTGA
- a CDS encoding PstS family phosphate ABC transporter substrate-binding protein: protein MPSLALDWLLEGPYGLLVALVVIGGGTALNYLRTRREKMLSFRVRFNSRLGFDPPDAGNVVRLIGPDHTEIPDPGMVVARIKNVGRSSITEQDYVHRLGLTFPGTDRRLVTVDVTEARPPDLQDLLTGEGFEVHDNRIVLPRVHLNPGSEFKLVALLEHTSGTGKPAVQTNGILRNGRIFLDSDGRRLRRSTLIGAGLSTLLAGALVAVLLVGLPPDPRAECAEGELTVNGSSAFADAVRTLAGQYMERCRGSRITVDASGSIEGLNELDNAPPEDGPRRLTLADGRFDGGGEFPNVEIAGTLAVVPFSFVVHPALPVTDVPRAELAKVFRGDVSNWNEITLADGTRGPDTEVRVVGRTSTSGSRTVIQKLLLDGDPPAGNTVNSCAAARTEAAVEAPIICEVSSTGAVIDAVSRYEGAIGYVDMPNAVAAGTAVTQLTVDGLGATLDDLNDGYPIWTVEYLYSHGPLAETADLTRSFAGFLVDADQADEIQQLGYPPCVQVGSVPQGLCSKGN from the coding sequence GTGCCGAGTCTCGCGTTGGATTGGCTGCTCGAAGGGCCGTACGGGCTGCTCGTCGCGCTTGTGGTCATCGGCGGCGGCACCGCGCTGAATTATCTGCGCACGCGCCGGGAAAAGATGCTGTCGTTCCGGGTCCGGTTCAATTCCCGGCTCGGGTTCGACCCGCCGGACGCCGGTAACGTGGTGCGCCTCATCGGGCCGGACCACACCGAGATCCCGGACCCGGGCATGGTCGTCGCCCGGATCAAGAACGTGGGCCGCAGCTCGATCACCGAACAGGACTACGTGCACCGGCTCGGCCTGACGTTCCCCGGCACCGACCGGCGGCTGGTCACCGTGGACGTCACCGAGGCGCGTCCGCCGGACCTGCAGGACCTGCTCACCGGCGAGGGCTTCGAGGTGCACGACAACCGGATCGTGCTGCCCCGGGTGCACCTGAACCCGGGCAGCGAGTTCAAGCTGGTGGCGCTGCTGGAGCACACCAGCGGCACCGGCAAGCCCGCGGTCCAGACGAACGGCATCCTCCGCAACGGCCGCATCTTCCTCGACAGCGACGGCCGCCGCCTGCGCCGCAGCACGCTGATCGGCGCCGGGCTCAGCACGCTGCTGGCCGGTGCGCTGGTCGCGGTGCTGCTGGTCGGGCTGCCACCGGACCCGCGGGCCGAGTGCGCCGAGGGCGAGCTCACCGTCAACGGGTCCAGCGCGTTCGCGGACGCGGTCCGGACGCTCGCCGGGCAGTACATGGAGCGGTGCCGCGGCTCCCGGATCACGGTCGACGCGTCCGGCAGCATCGAGGGCCTCAACGAGCTCGACAACGCGCCGCCCGAGGACGGCCCGCGCCGGCTCACGCTCGCGGACGGCCGGTTCGACGGCGGCGGCGAGTTCCCGAACGTGGAGATCGCCGGCACGCTCGCCGTCGTGCCGTTCAGCTTCGTGGTGCACCCGGCGCTGCCGGTCACCGACGTCCCCCGGGCCGAGCTGGCGAAGGTCTTCCGCGGCGACGTCTCGAACTGGAACGAGATCACGCTGGCGGACGGCACCCGCGGCCCCGACACCGAGGTGCGCGTGGTCGGCCGCACCTCGACGTCGGGCAGCCGCACCGTGATCCAGAAGCTGCTGCTCGACGGCGACCCGCCGGCCGGCAACACCGTCAACAGCTGCGCGGCCGCGCGGACCGAGGCGGCCGTCGAGGCCCCGATCATCTGCGAGGTGAGCAGCACCGGCGCGGTCATCGACGCGGTCTCCCGGTACGAGGGCGCGATCGGCTACGTCGACATGCCGAACGCGGTCGCCGCCGGGACCGCGGTCACGCAGCTCACCGTCGACGGGCTCGGCGCGACGCTGGACGACCTCAACGACGGCTATCCGATCTGGACCGTCGAGTACCTCTACAGCCACGGACCGCTCGCCGAGACCGCGGACCTGACCCGGTCGTTCGCCGGCTTCCTGGTCGACGCGGACCAGGCCGACGAGATCCAGCAGCTCGGCTACCCGCCGTGCGTCCAGGTCGGCAGCGTGCCGCAGGGGCTGTGCAGCAAGGGCAACTGA
- a CDS encoding TetR/AcrR family transcriptional regulator translates to MPRKVDHDARRRHIVESLLRITAEHGLEAVSLREVAAAAGVSMGQVQHYFATKDEMLLYALRHWLSLGTHDGFASRVARRADGGPRAVAAEYLPYDETSRREACVAVAFVSRAAVRPEIAAALAPAFAGFAAALRTMLDATGVPDPAAEARRLAALLDGLRPAVLTGALSHADALAVVDRHLKSL, encoded by the coding sequence ATGCCACGAAAGGTCGACCACGACGCCCGCCGCCGCCACATCGTCGAGTCGCTGCTGCGGATCACCGCGGAGCACGGGCTGGAAGCGGTGTCGCTGCGCGAGGTCGCGGCCGCGGCCGGTGTGTCGATGGGCCAGGTGCAGCACTACTTCGCGACCAAGGACGAGATGCTGCTGTACGCGCTGCGGCACTGGCTGAGCCTCGGCACGCACGACGGCTTCGCGTCCCGGGTCGCCCGCCGCGCGGACGGCGGCCCGCGCGCGGTCGCGGCGGAGTACCTGCCCTACGACGAGACCAGCCGGCGGGAGGCGTGCGTCGCGGTGGCGTTCGTGTCCCGCGCCGCGGTCCGGCCGGAGATCGCGGCCGCGCTCGCGCCGGCCTTCGCCGGGTTCGCCGCCGCGCTGCGCACGATGCTCGACGCGACCGGTGTGCCGGACCCGGCGGCCGAGGCCCGGCGGCTCGCCGCGCTGCTCGACGGGCTGCGGCCGGCGGTGCTGACCGGCGCCCTGTCGCACGCGGACGCGCTGGCCGTCGTGGACCGGCACCTGAAAAGCCTTTAG
- a CDS encoding alpha/beta fold hydrolase, with translation MRYASNGDVRLAYETFGDPGGVPLLLIMGLDFQMVLWPDGFCRMLAARGFHVARFDNRDTGLSTHFASPTAENPFRMLFRGSAAPAYTGLDMVADGLAVLDALGWASAHLCGASLGSGLALATAALHPERVRTVTAVMGGPLGRRRDLLRYVNFGIFPRAARITHPPTDAGAIDTLVDLIRLISSPHAPFDEPWARSVATISHHRSPRDPGTTRRQTAAGLRLGPVARRFREITAPTLIVNGADDPLIRPSAGAALARRIPGARTVVHPRMGHILPPHVWPLLTDELATRAGLS, from the coding sequence ATGAGGTACGCGTCCAACGGCGACGTCCGGCTCGCCTACGAGACGTTCGGCGACCCCGGCGGCGTACCGCTGCTGCTGATCATGGGGTTGGACTTCCAGATGGTGCTCTGGCCCGACGGGTTCTGCCGCATGCTCGCCGCCCGCGGCTTTCACGTGGCCCGGTTCGACAATCGCGACACCGGCCTCTCCACCCACTTCGCCTCGCCCACGGCGGAGAATCCGTTCCGGATGCTGTTCCGGGGCAGCGCCGCCCCGGCCTACACCGGTCTCGACATGGTCGCCGACGGTCTCGCCGTGCTCGACGCGCTCGGCTGGGCGTCCGCGCACCTCTGCGGCGCCTCGCTCGGCAGCGGTCTGGCACTGGCCACCGCCGCCCTGCACCCGGAGCGCGTCCGCACGGTCACCGCCGTGATGGGCGGGCCGCTCGGCCGCCGCCGCGACCTGCTGCGCTACGTCAACTTCGGCATCTTCCCGCGCGCCGCCCGGATCACGCACCCGCCGACCGACGCGGGCGCGATCGACACGCTGGTCGACCTGATCCGGCTGATCTCGTCACCGCACGCGCCGTTCGACGAGCCGTGGGCCCGCTCGGTCGCCACGATCAGCCACCACCGCTCCCCGCGCGACCCCGGGACCACCCGGCGCCAGACCGCCGCCGGGCTGCGGCTCGGCCCGGTCGCCCGCCGGTTCCGCGAGATCACCGCGCCCACCCTGATCGTCAACGGCGCCGACGACCCGCTGATCCGCCCGTCCGCCGGCGCGGCCCTGGCCCGCCGGATCCCCGGCGCCCGCACCGTCGTCCACCCCCGGATGGGCCACATCCTCCCGCCGCACGTCTGGCCGCTCCTCACCGACGAACTCGCGACCCGGGCCGGCCTGTCCTGA
- a CDS encoding acetoacetate decarboxylase family protein produces the protein MEANRFREGDDVSGDRVPVRMSEEGVAPEGARPAFTLDEGMADIKRRQNPAKVKYRNATFLSVTVPVDRERADNLLPAGVRMAQDSTALVFVADYPWTNFNSTYREAAIFFNVRHGPFRAAHCPWIVVDDDVALIGGRETLGFPKKLAEIDWAVADGVVTATVRRRGVELLSMTGTIGDEVARVPPIFNQPFRNVLGTLGMSVPRLVTFSTVDEPIELRAADVRLTVGGSYTDPLDTIISGAPLDGHYRRVDMRVGRLPVPVGLVSPTFLIRTHPLRAV, from the coding sequence GTGGAAGCGAATCGATTCCGGGAGGGCGACGACGTGAGCGGTGACCGGGTTCCGGTGCGGATGTCCGAGGAGGGGGTCGCACCGGAGGGCGCGCGGCCGGCCTTCACGCTCGACGAGGGGATGGCGGACATCAAGCGCCGGCAGAACCCCGCGAAGGTCAAGTACCGGAACGCGACGTTCCTGTCGGTGACCGTGCCGGTGGACCGGGAGCGAGCCGACAACCTGCTGCCCGCGGGCGTGCGGATGGCCCAGGACTCGACCGCGCTGGTCTTCGTCGCCGACTACCCGTGGACGAACTTCAACAGCACCTACCGCGAGGCGGCGATCTTCTTCAACGTCCGGCACGGGCCGTTCCGGGCGGCGCACTGCCCGTGGATCGTGGTGGACGACGACGTCGCGCTCATCGGCGGGCGGGAGACGCTCGGCTTCCCGAAGAAACTCGCCGAGATCGACTGGGCCGTGGCGGACGGCGTGGTGACCGCGACCGTCCGCCGGCGCGGGGTCGAGCTGCTGTCGATGACCGGCACGATCGGTGACGAGGTCGCCCGCGTGCCGCCGATCTTCAACCAGCCGTTCCGCAACGTGCTCGGCACGCTGGGGATGTCGGTGCCGCGACTGGTCACGTTCAGCACCGTGGACGAGCCGATCGAGCTGCGCGCGGCCGACGTGCGGCTCACGGTCGGCGGGTCGTACACCGACCCGCTCGACACGATCATCTCCGGTGCGCCGCTGGACGGTCACTACCGCCGGGTCGACATGCGCGTCGGCAGGCTGCCGGTGCCGGTGGGCCTGGTGTCGCCGACGTTCCTGATCCGGACCCACCCGCTGCGGGCGGTGTAG
- a CDS encoding family 43 glycosylhydrolase, producing the protein MRRTAGRLAAAAVLVASGLAVLGPAAPASAAPAVSYTNPIAAQRADPHVWKHTDGYYYLTATVPAYDRIVLRRATTLQGLSTAAETTIWTRHANGPMSAHIWAPEIHYINGKWYVYFAAGGDDVWAIRPYVLEGTGANPLTASWVEKGQIQTGWQSFALDATTFVNNGTRYLLWAQHDNSLPASNTSLYIATMSNPWTLSSAAVSISAPTLAWEKIGYQVNEGPAVIQRNGRIFLTYSASATDSNYCLGLLTASASANLLSPASWTKTQTPVFTSNVNTSQYGPGHNSFTVSEDGQSDIMVYHDRSYRDITGDPLNDPNRRTRVQKIYWNADGTPNFGIPVPDGRHPVRLRSYNLPSQYVRHWDFRARVESNVTNLADSQFRVVPGLAGAGTVSLESTNYPGYYLRHRNFELFVAKADGTALFNGDASFYQRAGLADPAAVSFESSNYAGRYIRHANNLLYVQAVTGATAPADATFVTE; encoded by the coding sequence ATGAGACGTACCGCAGGAAGACTCGCGGCCGCCGCCGTCCTGGTGGCCTCGGGGCTCGCGGTGCTCGGACCGGCGGCGCCGGCGAGTGCCGCGCCCGCCGTGTCCTACACCAACCCGATCGCGGCCCAGCGTGCCGACCCGCACGTCTGGAAGCACACCGACGGCTACTACTACCTCACCGCGACCGTGCCCGCGTACGACCGGATCGTCCTGCGCCGCGCCACCACGCTGCAGGGGCTGTCGACCGCGGCGGAGACGACCATCTGGACCCGGCACGCCAACGGCCCGATGAGCGCGCACATCTGGGCGCCGGAGATCCACTACATCAACGGCAAGTGGTACGTGTACTTCGCGGCCGGCGGCGACGACGTCTGGGCGATCCGGCCGTACGTGCTGGAGGGCACCGGCGCGAACCCGCTCACCGCGTCCTGGGTGGAGAAGGGGCAGATCCAGACCGGCTGGCAGAGCTTCGCGCTGGACGCCACCACGTTCGTCAACAACGGCACCCGCTACCTGCTCTGGGCGCAGCACGACAACAGCCTGCCGGCCAGCAACACCAGCCTCTACATCGCCACCATGTCGAACCCGTGGACGCTGTCGTCCGCCGCGGTCAGCATCTCCGCGCCGACGCTGGCCTGGGAGAAGATCGGCTACCAGGTCAACGAGGGGCCGGCGGTCATCCAGCGGAACGGGAGGATCTTCCTGACCTACTCGGCCAGCGCCACGGACAGCAACTACTGCCTCGGCCTGCTCACCGCGTCCGCGAGCGCGAACCTGCTCAGCCCGGCGAGCTGGACCAAGACCCAGACGCCGGTCTTCACCAGCAACGTCAACACCAGCCAGTACGGCCCGGGGCACAACTCGTTCACGGTGTCCGAGGACGGGCAGAGCGACATCATGGTCTACCACGACCGTAGCTACCGGGACATCACCGGTGACCCGCTCAACGACCCGAACCGGCGGACCCGGGTCCAGAAGATCTACTGGAACGCCGACGGTACGCCGAACTTCGGCATCCCGGTCCCGGACGGCCGGCACCCGGTGCGGCTGCGGTCGTACAACCTGCCGTCCCAGTACGTCCGGCACTGGGACTTCCGGGCCCGGGTCGAGAGCAACGTGACGAACCTGGCCGACTCGCAGTTCCGGGTGGTGCCCGGCCTGGCCGGCGCCGGCACGGTCAGCCTGGAGTCGACCAACTATCCCGGCTACTACCTGCGGCACCGGAACTTCGAGCTGTTCGTGGCGAAGGCCGACGGCACCGCGCTGTTCAACGGCGACGCCAGCTTCTACCAGCGCGCCGGGCTCGCCGACCCGGCCGCGGTCTCGTTCGAGTCGTCGAACTACGCCGGCCGCTACATCCGGCATGCGAACAACCTGCTCTACGTCCAGGCCGTCACCGGTGCCACCGCGCCGGCCGACGCCACGTTCGTGACGGAGTGA
- a CDS encoding GNAT family N-acetyltransferase, with protein sequence MTSRLRLSEPVPEDLAEMFALYSDPLVWGPDPLSRHETPEQTARTISNWRAGWARDGHGMWVAREPDGTFAGIGGTFVRYGVAWNLGFRLLPRCWGRGYAQEISAAAREAAAALRPELPMTAYLLEGNDRSRRTVERAGLKRMWRGPDAGNPDPAAIRLLYADRPLDADVIRALTDF encoded by the coding sequence GTGACGTCGCGACTGAGGCTCAGCGAGCCCGTGCCGGAGGATCTGGCGGAGATGTTCGCGCTCTACAGTGATCCGCTGGTCTGGGGCCCGGACCCGCTGAGCCGGCACGAGACGCCGGAGCAGACCGCGCGCACGATCTCCAACTGGCGTGCCGGGTGGGCGCGGGACGGGCACGGCATGTGGGTGGCACGCGAGCCGGACGGCACGTTCGCCGGCATCGGTGGCACGTTCGTCCGGTACGGCGTGGCCTGGAACCTCGGATTCCGGCTGCTCCCCCGCTGCTGGGGGCGGGGCTACGCGCAGGAGATCAGCGCGGCCGCGCGCGAGGCCGCCGCGGCACTCCGGCCGGAGCTGCCGATGACCGCCTACCTGCTGGAGGGCAACGACCGCTCCCGGCGTACGGTCGAACGCGCCGGCCTGAAGCGGATGTGGCGCGGCCCGGACGCCGGAAACCCCGACCCGGCCGCGATCCGCCTGCTCTACGCCGACCGCCCGCTGGACGCGGACGTCATCCGCGCACTCACCGACTTCTGA
- a CDS encoding DEAD/DEAH box helicase: MIGDTMTTLTDRLPGTADPDSLYEIFSLWAQERGLSLYPHQEEALIEIVSGANVILNTPTGSGKSLVATAAHFAALARNGTTFYTAPIKALVSEKFFALIEVFGAENVGMLTGDASVNEDAPIICCTAEILANIALREGADADVGQVVMDEFHFYAEPDRGWAWQVPLLELTNAQFILMSATLGDVSRFEKDLTRRTGRPTSVVRSVERPVPLLFSYVTTPMHETIEELLTTHQAPVYVVHFTQAAALERAQSLMSVNVSTRAEKDAIAEMIGNFRFAAGFGRTLSRLVRHGIGVHHAGMLPKYRRLVETLAQAGLLKIICGTDTLGVGINVPIRTVLFTGLSKYDGVRTRLLRAREFHQIAGRAGRAGFDTIGRVVVQAPEHVIDNERALAKAGDDPKKRRKVVKKKPPEGTIGWGKPTFDRLVEAEPEPLTSSFQVSHAMLLNVLARRGDLFAHMRRLLTENDEDRASQRRLVHRGILIYRALLAGGVIERLPSPDEEGRTVRLTMDLQLDFALNQPLSPFAVASLELLDREAPSYALDVVSVIESTLENPRQILSAQQFKARGEAVNAMKAEGIEYDQRMELLEQVTHPRPLAELLEAAYETYRQGHPYVADYELAPKSVVRDLYERAMTFGEFVSFYSLSRSEGLVLRYLADAYRALRQTVPEDAKTEELVDLIEWLGELVRQVDSSLLDEWERLRNPGALLVEQQKLDDKPPAVTRNLRAFKVLVRNAMFRRVELAALHQWAALGELDAESGWDAAAWADALAPYYEEHADIGTGPDARGPALLQITQDRTEWTVRQVLDDPAEDHDWAITAVVDLTASDEAGVAVLTVTDVSRM; encoded by the coding sequence ATGATCGGTGACACCATGACCACGCTGACCGACCGGCTGCCCGGCACCGCGGACCCCGACTCGCTCTACGAGATCTTCAGTCTCTGGGCGCAGGAGCGGGGCCTGAGCCTCTATCCGCATCAGGAGGAGGCGCTGATCGAGATCGTCTCCGGCGCCAACGTCATCCTGAACACGCCGACCGGGTCGGGGAAGAGCCTGGTCGCGACGGCCGCGCACTTCGCGGCGCTGGCCCGCAACGGCACCACGTTCTACACCGCCCCGATCAAGGCGCTGGTCTCGGAGAAGTTCTTCGCGCTGATCGAGGTCTTCGGTGCGGAGAACGTGGGCATGCTGACCGGCGACGCCTCGGTCAACGAGGACGCGCCGATCATCTGCTGTACGGCCGAGATCCTGGCGAACATCGCGCTGCGCGAGGGCGCGGACGCGGACGTCGGTCAGGTGGTGATGGACGAGTTCCACTTCTACGCGGAGCCGGACCGGGGCTGGGCGTGGCAGGTGCCGCTGCTGGAGCTGACGAACGCGCAGTTCATCCTGATGTCCGCCACGCTCGGTGACGTCTCCCGCTTCGAGAAGGACCTGACGCGGCGGACCGGGCGGCCGACGTCCGTGGTGCGCTCGGTCGAGCGGCCGGTGCCGCTGCTGTTCAGCTACGTCACCACGCCGATGCACGAGACCATCGAGGAGCTGCTGACCACCCACCAGGCCCCGGTGTACGTCGTGCACTTCACCCAGGCCGCCGCGCTGGAACGCGCGCAGTCGCTGATGTCGGTGAACGTCTCCACGCGGGCCGAGAAGGACGCCATCGCGGAGATGATCGGCAACTTCCGGTTCGCGGCCGGCTTCGGGCGGACGCTGTCCCGGCTGGTGCGGCACGGCATCGGCGTGCACCACGCGGGAATGCTGCCGAAGTACCGCCGGCTGGTGGAGACGCTCGCCCAGGCCGGGCTCCTGAAGATCATCTGCGGGACGGACACGCTCGGCGTCGGCATCAACGTGCCGATCCGCACCGTGCTGTTCACCGGGCTGTCCAAGTACGACGGTGTCCGCACCCGGCTGCTGCGCGCCCGCGAGTTCCACCAGATCGCCGGCCGGGCCGGCCGGGCCGGCTTCGACACCATCGGCCGCGTCGTGGTGCAGGCGCCGGAGCACGTGATCGACAACGAGCGCGCGCTGGCCAAGGCCGGTGACGACCCGAAGAAGCGCCGCAAGGTGGTCAAGAAGAAGCCGCCGGAGGGCACGATCGGCTGGGGCAAGCCCACGTTCGACCGGCTGGTCGAGGCCGAGCCGGAGCCGCTCACGTCGTCGTTCCAGGTGTCGCACGCGATGCTGCTGAACGTCCTCGCGCGGCGCGGCGACCTGTTCGCGCACATGCGCCGGCTGCTGACCGAGAACGACGAGGACCGCGCGTCGCAGCGCCGCCTCGTGCACCGCGGGATTCTCATCTACCGCGCGCTGCTGGCCGGTGGCGTGATCGAGCGCCTCCCGTCGCCGGACGAGGAGGGCCGCACGGTCCGGTTGACCATGGACCTGCAGCTGGACTTCGCGCTGAACCAGCCGCTGTCACCGTTCGCGGTCGCGTCGCTGGAACTGCTCGACCGGGAGGCGCCGTCCTACGCGCTGGACGTCGTCTCGGTGATCGAGTCCACGCTGGAGAACCCGCGGCAGATCCTGTCCGCGCAGCAGTTCAAGGCGCGCGGCGAGGCCGTCAACGCGATGAAGGCCGAGGGCATCGAGTACGACCAGCGGATGGAACTGCTCGAACAGGTCACCCACCCGCGCCCGCTCGCGGAACTGCTCGAGGCCGCGTACGAGACCTACCGGCAGGGCCACCCGTACGTCGCCGACTACGAGCTGGCGCCGAAGTCCGTGGTCCGCGACCTGTACGAGCGTGCGATGACGTTCGGCGAGTTCGTCTCGTTCTACAGCCTGTCCCGCTCCGAGGGCCTGGTGCTGCGCTACCTCGCGGACGCGTACCGGGCACTGCGCCAGACCGTCCCGGAGGACGCGAAGACCGAGGAACTCGTCGACCTGATCGAATGGCTCGGCGAACTCGTCCGCCAGGTCGACTCGTCCCTGCTCGACGAGTGGGAGCGGCTGCGCAACCCGGGCGCGCTCCTCGTGGAGCAGCAGAAGCTCGACGACAAGCCGCCGGCCGTCACCCGCAACCTGCGCGCGTTCAAGGTGCTGGTCCGCAACGCCATGTTCCGCCGCGTCGAACTGGCCGCGCTGCACCAGTGGGCCGCGCTCGGCGAGCTCGACGCCGAGTCCGGCTGGGACGCCGCCGCCTGGGCCGACGCGCTCGCGCCCTACTACGAGGAGCACGCGGACATCGGCACCGGCCCGGACGCGCGCGGTCCGGCGCTGCTCCAGATCACCCAGGACCGCACCGAGTGGACCGTCCGCCAGGTCCTCGACGACCCCGCCGAGGACCACGACTGGGCCATCACCGCGGTCGTCGACCTGACCGCCTCCGACGAGGCCGGCGTCGCCGTCCTCACGGTGACGGACGTCAGCCGGATGTAG
- a CDS encoding glutamate ABC transporter substrate-binding protein: MTRHRRPTTALVAALLTAAVLAGCATGGAGLPDVETDAGVPMPAGAQDPAPPVSAPPAGARDCDPRASLRPSGALPAPGRMPAGSTMAAIQARGTLIAGVDQNSYRFGFRDPLTGDLSGFDIDIARRIAAAILGDPNKIRFRTVTSSTRIDAIRGGEVDLVIATMTMTCERWQQVSFSTEYFTAGQRVLVERGSGITGMDDLAGRKVCAAAGSTSIRNLAAHPARPLPVAVSGWTDCLVMLQQNQVDAVSTDDGILAGMAAQDPHTEVTGPAFSDEPYGIAIRQGSDDLVRFVNGVLETIRADGTWTRAYGTWLSALSDDTPAPPAARYR; encoded by the coding sequence ATGACCCGTCACCGTCGTCCCACCACCGCGCTCGTCGCGGCGCTGCTGACCGCCGCGGTGCTCGCCGGGTGTGCCACCGGCGGCGCGGGCCTGCCGGACGTGGAGACCGACGCGGGCGTGCCGATGCCGGCCGGCGCGCAGGACCCGGCGCCGCCGGTGTCCGCTCCCCCGGCCGGCGCCCGCGACTGCGACCCCCGGGCCAGTCTCCGGCCGTCCGGCGCGCTCCCGGCTCCGGGGCGGATGCCGGCCGGCAGCACGATGGCGGCCATCCAGGCGCGCGGCACGCTGATCGCGGGCGTGGACCAGAACAGCTACCGGTTCGGCTTCCGGGACCCGCTGACCGGTGACCTGTCCGGGTTCGACATCGACATCGCGCGGCGGATCGCGGCGGCGATCCTCGGCGACCCGAACAAGATCCGGTTCCGGACCGTCACGTCCAGCACCCGGATCGACGCGATCCGCGGCGGCGAGGTCGACCTGGTGATCGCGACCATGACGATGACCTGCGAGCGCTGGCAGCAGGTCAGCTTCTCCACCGAATACTTCACCGCCGGTCAGCGCGTGCTGGTCGAGCGCGGCTCCGGGATCACCGGCATGGACGACCTCGCCGGCCGCAAGGTGTGCGCGGCCGCGGGCAGCACGTCGATCCGGAACCTCGCGGCCCATCCGGCACGCCCGCTCCCGGTCGCGGTGTCCGGCTGGACCGACTGCCTGGTCATGCTGCAGCAGAACCAGGTCGACGCGGTCTCCACCGACGACGGCATCCTCGCCGGGATGGCCGCGCAGGACCCGCACACCGAGGTGACCGGCCCGGCGTTCAGCGACGAGCCGTACGGCATCGCGATCCGGCAGGGCAGTGACGACCTGGTCCGGTTCGTCAACGGCGTGCTGGAGACGATCCGCGCGGACGGCACCTGGACGCGCGCCTACGGCACCTGGCTGTCCGCGCTGAGCGACGACACCCCGGCGCCGCCGGCCGCGAGGTACCGGTGA